From one Notolabrus celidotus isolate fNotCel1 chromosome 2, fNotCel1.pri, whole genome shotgun sequence genomic stretch:
- the mob3c gene encoding MOB kinase activator 3C encodes MALCLGQVFSKDKTFRPRKRFEPGTQRFELYKKAQASLKSGLDLRKVVQLPEGESMNDWTAVHVVDFFNRINLIYGTMSEFCTERSCPIMSGGLRYEYRWQDGDDYKKPTKLPALKYMNLLMDWIESLINDEDIFPTRVGVPFPKNFQQVCKKVLSRLFRVFVHVYIHHFDSICNMGAEAHINTCYKHYYYFISEFNLIDHSELEPLKEMTEKICN; translated from the exons ATGGCGTTGTGTCTCGGACAAGTGTTCAGTAAAGACAAAACATTCAGGCCGAGGAAGCGCTTCGAACCTGGCACCCAGCGCTTTGAACTCTACAAGAAGGCGCAGGCCTCGCTCAAGTCCGGCTTGGACCTGAGGAAGGTGGTTCAGCTGCCGGAAGGTGAAAGCATGAACGACTGGACCGCTGTTCACGTGGTGGATTTCTTTAACAGGATCAACTTGATCTACGGCACGATGAGTGAGTTCTGCACCGAGCGCTCGTGTCCCATCATGTCAGGGGGGCTGAGGTACGAGTACAGGTGGCAGGACGGAGACGACTACAAGAAGCCCACCAAGCTGCCCGCTCTCAAGTACATGAACCTGCTGATGGACTGGATAGAGTCTCTCATCAATGATGAAGACATCTTCCCCACCAGAGTAG GTGTACCTTTCCCCAAGAATTTCCAGCAGGTGTGCAAGAAGGTCCTGAGCCGCCTCTTCAGAGTGTTTGTGCACGTTTACATCCATCACTTTGACAGCATCTGCAACATGGGGGCTGAAGCACACATCAATACCTGCTACaaacactactactacttcaTTTCAGAGTTCAACCTCATTGATCACTCAGAACTGGAGCCACTG AAAGAGATGACAGAGAAGATATGCAACTGA
- the mknk1 gene encoding LOW QUALITY PROTEIN: MAP kinase-interacting serine/threonine-protein kinase 1 (The sequence of the model RefSeq protein was modified relative to this genomic sequence to represent the inferred CDS: inserted 4 bases in 4 codons), with product MLTSAVRGFGRGAAAXFGHRGQLAGMVRYSKMTELQALQHSFQDNSLALGQVGQSCGVIQENGMASEQRQQHLSQGPADAEKSLPVNIPDAAKRKKKKRTRATDSFTGTFDDLYKLTDEVLGQGAYAKVQGCTSLQNGQEFAVKIIEKSAGHSRSRVFREVETLYQCQGNRNILELIQFFEDSSCXYLVFEKLRGGSILTHIQNRKHFDELEASKVVRDIAQALDFLHTKGIAHRDLKLENVLCESTDRVSPVKICDFDLGSGVKLSSACTPITTPELTTPCGSAEYMAPEVVEVFTDEASFYDKRCDLWSLGVILYLLLSGSPPFTGHCGTDCGWDRGETCRTCQSHLFESIQQGKYEFPDKDWSHITEGAKDLISKLLVRDATLRLSAAQVLKHPWVQGNAPERGLPTPHVLQRNSSTKDLTQFAAEAIAFNRQLSQHDEQQEDSGXIVCSMRXSPPSNSSWPADGPQSNALRNPDFAPASDSLAA from the exons ATGCTTACATCAGCTGTCAGAGGCTTTGGCAGAGGGGCTGCGG CATTTGGACACAGAGGCCAG TTGGCAGGTATGGTGAGGTACAGCAAGATGACTGAGTTGCAAGCCCTCCAGCATTCTTTCCAG GATAACTCCCTGGCTCTGGGCCAAGTGGGGCAGAGCTGTGGGGTAATTCAGGAGAATGGGATGGCTTCAGAGCAGAGACAACAGCACCTTTCCCAAGGCCCAGCAG aCGCTGAGAAGAGTCTTCCAGTAAACATACCAGATGCAGctaaaaggaagaagaagaagagaaccaGAGCAACAGACAGCTTCACTGGCACTTTTGATG ATCTCTACAAATTGACAGATGAGGTGCTGGGTCAGGGGGCTTATGCCAAAGTTCAAGGATGCACAAGTCTTCAAAATGGACAGGAGTTCGCCGTTAAG atCATAGAAAAGAGCGCCGGGCACAGCCGCAGCAGAGTGTTTCGAGAAGTTGAGACTCTCTACCAGTGTCAAGGAAACAG GAACATCTTGGAGTTGATCCAGTTCTTTGAAGACAGTTCCT TTTATTTGGTGTTTGAAAAGTTGCGTGGAG GCTCCATCCTCACACACATCCAGAACCGAAAGCACTTTGACGAGCTGGAGGCCAGTAAGGTGGTCAGGGACATTGCACAAGCTCTTGACTTCCTGCACACAAAGG GAATCGCCCACAGAGACCTTAAGCTGGAGAACGTCCTTTGTGAGTCCACTGATCGG GTGTCCCCAGTGAAGATCTGTGATTTCGACTTGGGAAGTGGAGTGAAGCTCAGCAGTGCCTGTACGCCCATAACAACCCCCGAGCTCACCACACCG tgtgGCTCAGCAGAGTACATGGCTCCAGAGGTAGTGGAGGTGTTCACTGACGAGGCCTCCTTCTATGACAAGCGCTGCGATCTATGGAGCCTCGGGGTGATCCTCTACCTACTGCTGAGCGGCAGCCCCCCCTTCACGGGCCACTGCGGCACCGACTGCGGCTGGGATCGAGGAGAGACCTGCAGAACCTGCCAA AGTCACCTGTTTGAGAGCATCCAGCAGGGCAAGTATGAGTTTCCAGACAAGGACTGGAGTCACATCACAGAGGGGGCCAAGGACCTCATATCCAAGCTGCTGGTTCGAGATGCAACTCTGCGCCTCAGTGCTGCTCAGGTCCTCAAGCACCCTTGGGTACAGGG gAATGCTCCAGAGAGAGGGCTTCCAACTCCTCACGTTCTACAGAG GAACAGCAGCACAAAAGATCTAACTCAGTTCGCAGCAGAAGCCATCGCCTTCAACCGGCAGCTCTCCCAGCACGACGAGCAGCAGGAGGACTCTG CCATCGTTTGCTCCATGA CTTCTCCACCTTCCAACTCCAGCTGGCCCGCAGACGGGCCCCAGTCCAACGCCCTGCGAAACCCGGACTTCGCACCTGCGTCGGACAGCCTTGCTGCGTGA
- the LOC117805633 gene encoding LOW QUALITY PROTEIN: transmembrane protein 275-like (The sequence of the model RefSeq protein was modified relative to this genomic sequence to represent the inferred CDS: inserted 2 bases in 2 codons; deleted 2 bases in 1 codon; substituted 1 base at 1 genomic stop codon), translating into MVLPEKTSRSSAPKKVPHQPTKPSHPSLPSPALCCACGLCIMLAGINITLVGAFAFGTFVPTKNPPIINGPLLLLLALAFFTACCVASRRPQRHGGPXVKGGEKWGLMRXGTAAFEMETSEHTLQDTTAVQFSPTNXPTSSHKSGFSHVGDAAPPGYQEGLSRFTGDNPTPTRCCPLKALPLHNMGVLSHPSYFILLFCWF; encoded by the exons ATGGTGCTACCTGAAAAAACCTCCAGATCATCTGCTCCCAAGAAGGTCCCCCATCAGCCCACCAAGCCTTCTCACCCAAGCCTGCCCTCCCCCGCCCTCTGCTGCGCCTGCGGCCTCTGCATCATGTTGGCTGGCATCAACATCACCCTGGTGGGAGCTTTCGCCTTTGGCACCTTTGTGCCAACCAAAAACCCCCCCATCATCAATGGTCCTCTTCTCTTACTGCTAGCCCTGGCCTTCTTTACAGCCTGCTGTGTGGCAAGCAGGAGGCCC CAACGACACGGGGGGCCGTAagtgaaaggaggagagaaatggGGGCTGATGA ATGGGACGGCAGCTTTCGAGATGGAGACAAGCGAGCACACACTGCAGGACACTACAGCTGTTCAGTTCAGTCCCACTA tccccacctcctcccacAAGTCTGGTTTTAGTCATGTGGGTGATGCTGCTCCACCCGGGTATCAGGAGGGTCTGTCAAGGTTCACCGGAGATAACCCCACTCCCACAAGATGCTGCCCGCTCAAAGCACTTCCCCTTCATAACATGGGCGTTCTTTCTCATCCAAGTTACtttattcttttgttttgttggttttag